A genomic region of Thunnus maccoyii chromosome 13, fThuMac1.1, whole genome shotgun sequence contains the following coding sequences:
- the nectin1a gene encoding nectin cell adhesion molecule 1a, whose amino-acid sequence MENSRFWIFLITTCVISGVNGQSVEMDDGKSGYVGSKVDLRCRFINSSPPVKISQVTWQKLVNGTKQNVAIANPSLGVSVAPPYRDRVTFKNAAVRRRTPTLEDTTITFSSLRLSDESTYICEYTTFPAGNRENTVNLTVYVRPTTQMSLSTPTLVARASNLKTPVATCVSANGKPPGTIRWETRVPGEVTNREYRNSDGTFTVQSDYILVPSRDTHKETLTCVTTYNEEVYTDSVTLDIQYEPDVSVDGFDGNWYLNRENVQLSCQADANPAVSLYQWRVVNGSIPSNAEIRDNVLTFKGPVTYDLQGIYVCDATNSIGTRSGSVEISIIEKPLPQIATGDVISVVALLLAAGVLMGITITVLVLKIRSRKSESSNDSPSRKLSQPIRKRPADDIQHSARFYEELPNTADYVSYRLACNKEDYPEPYSPPINPPLSFLPQHPYHSSQPTTATNSSNTTNTSKNTFSPPSHTTAIFKYPSVPGLSSPPPGVAAYTFPKEQYV is encoded by the exons ATGGAAAACTCCAGATTTTGGATATTCCTGATAACAACTTGTGTTATTTCAG GAGTGAATGGCCAATCTGTGGAAATGGATGATGGGAAGTCAGGGTATGTGGGTTCAAAGGTGGATCTCCGCTGTCGGTTCATCAACAGCTCCCCACCCGTCAAGATCTCCCAG GTAACATGGCAGAAATTGGTGAACGGAACAAAGCAGAATGTGGCGATCGCCAATCCCTCCCTGGGTGTGTCTGTGGCCCCGCCATACAGGGACCGTGTCACCTTCAAGAATGCAGCAGTGAGGCGTCGAACTCCGACTCTTGAAGACACCACCATCACCTTCTCCTCGCTCCGCCTCTCTGACGAGTCCACCTACATCTGTGAATACACCACATTCCCTGCAGGGAACCGAGAGAACACTGTAAACCTCACCGTCTACG TTCGCCCGACAACCCAGATGAGTCTGTCCACGCCAACACTGGTGGCTCGTGCATCCAACCTGAAAACACCGGTGGCTACCTGCGTCTCTGCCAATGGAAAACCACCGGGTAcaatcag GTGGGAGACGAGGGTGCCAGGAGAAGTGACCAATCGGGAGTACAGAAACTCAGACGGGACATTCACCGTTCAGAGTGACTATATTTTGGTGCccagcagagacacacacaaggAGACGTTAACCTGTGTCACTACCTACAATGAGGAGGTCTACACTGACAGCGTCACCCTCGATATTCAGT ACGAGCCAGATGTTTCAGTGGATGGCTTTGACGGAAACTGGTATCTGAACAGAGAGAACGTCCAGCTGAGCTGCCAAGCTGATGCAAACCCAGCCGTCTCTCTGTATCAGTGGAGAGT GGTAAATGGCTCCATACCAAGCAATGCTGAGATCCGAGACAACGTTCTTACATTTAAAGGGCCAGTCACATACGACCTGCAAGGTATCTATGTGTGTGATGCAACCAACAGCATCGGCACGAGATCAGGCTCCGTGGAAATCAGCATTATAG AAAAGCCACTACCGCAGATCGCaacaggtgatgtcatcagcgTAGTCGCCTTATTACTGGCTGCTGGAGTGCTCATGGGCATAACCATCACAGTCCTGGTGCTCAAAATAAGAAGTAGAAAAAGCGAGTCCTC AAATGACTCTCCGTCCAGAAAACTGTCCCAGCCGATAAGGAAAAGACCAGCAGATGATATCCAG CATTCAGCACGGTTTTACGAAGAGCTTCCTAACACAGCAGACTATGTGAGCTACAGACTGGCCTGTAACAAGGAGGACTACCCAGAGCCCTACTCCCCTCCCATCAACCCCCCTCTCTCATTTCTGCCCCAGCACCCCTACCACTCCTCACAACCCACCACTGCgaccaacagcagcaacaccaCCAACACGTCAAAAAACACCTTCTCCCCTCCCTCACACACCACAGCCATCTTTAAGTACCCATCCGTACCGGGcctgtcttctcctcctccagggGTGGCGGCGTACACTTTCCCCAAAGAGCAGTACGTCTGA